The Cyclobacterium amurskyense genome contains the following window.
GAATCTCTTCACCTCCAGGAAATTCTGCCCTTTTTCTAAGCGTGTTGAAATAAGAAGTTGCTTCGTCCAACTTGCCCTGCATCATCAAAGCTTCAGCAGCGATAAGGTAAGTTTCACCCAATCTCATGTACATATAATCCCTTCCATTATTTCTAAGGTAAGGATAACGATGTTTTTGAACAGTTGGAGAAAATACGTCATTTCTATCTTTAATAATTACCAACCTGTATGGTGCACTTTCTATTTGCTCAGGAGTATATTCCTGCCTAATCGGATCATTGGTAAACCATGCAGCAGTATCTCCTATAGAGAAGCCTGCAGGAACATTAGGTTCGTCATTGTACAACCAAGCCTCTTTGAAGGTAACGCTATAGCGAGAATCATTTCTGATATGTAAACCGCCATTTCTATAATCATTACCAAACAATGTAGTAAGGGTAAAATCTGTTGGCCAAAAACGAGCAATACCAACATGGTACATGTCATCACCAATTAAGCCTGGTAGCAACCATTGCCTTGGGCCCAAAAATCTCTGTAGTTCGTTACCTGGATTGTTTACTTCTGTATTATCACCCCATTGAACCGACCAGATTACTTCTTCGTGTCGTTGATTGAATGGATCGAAAACATCAGCATAATTATCCAACAATTGGTGTCTTCCTCCTTCAATTACTTGTATAGCAAGATCAGAAGCCTTTTCCCAGTTGCCTATTGTTAGGTGAACTTTGGCCAAATGATTGGTAGCAGCATCATGAGTTGGTCTGCCGTACTGCACCTGCTCTAAAGGAAGATGTTCCATAGCAAATTCCAAATCTGAAACAATGGCAGCATATACCTCATCTTCAGAAGCTCTGAAAGCTTCCAATTCAACACCGGTAGTTTCTTCCAAGGTTAAATGAACTGGTCCAAAATGCTGAACCAATACGAAATAATAATGCGCTCGTAAAAATCTCGCCTCGGCCACTTTCGCCAATTTTGTAGTTTCGTTCATTCCTTCTATACCATCAGCTCTTGATATAACCGTATTGGCATAGTTGATACCTTTGTAGAAATGTTCCCACACTAGCACATCTCCAGAAGGAGAAAGTACGGTCGAGGCATTAAGGCCTGGTCCATAATTGTCCCATTCAGAGTTATAGCTTTGTCCTTCCATGAACATATCTGTACCAAATAGGTTCATCAATAATCCTGGCTCTCTACCGTAATACCATCTTAATGGTACATAAGCTCCAACCAATGCTTCATCTAAACCCTCAGGAGTTGAAAATTGCACATCAGCAACTGTATCTGTAATCATATTCTCTGTCAGGTCTGCACAACTTATGCAAATACTAAAGACAGCCAATCCAAGTATATATTTTATTGTAGATTTCATCTTTTTGACATTAGTGGTTTAAAATCCAAGTTCAATACCTAACAAATAGGTTCTGTAATTAGGCATATCATGATTCCTTGCTCCTTCAGGATCCAATCCAGGAAACTGAGTGAAAGTAAAAGGATTTTGAACACCTGTATAAATTCTGGATTTTCGTAAGCCCAGTCTATCTAAAAGTCCATCAGGCAGACTATAACCAAGGGTGATATTTCTAACTCTTACAAAACTAGCATCAAAATAACCCATAGGTGTAGAATAATCATGACCACGAACCCTTGGTTGAGGGTATTCATTACTAGGATTGTCAGGAGTCCAATAATCAACATCTCTCGAATTCAGGTTATACCCTCTTCTAAGGTTAATCATACCTCCTAAAGAAGTTCCTCCTGCCTCACTGAAAATGTTAATTCCCTGAGTGGTGTAAATGAAAAACGCGAAATCGAAATTGTTATATGTAATTCTATTGTTTAAACTACCAGTCCAACTTGGTACATCAGATCCCAATAATACTCTATCATCAGCACCAATTCTACCGTCATTGTCGATGTCTTTTAATTTCATGTCACCAGGGTTGGCTCCATAAGAATTGGCCAAATCTTTTTCAGACTCTTGCCAGATTCCGATAAACTGCCAATCATAATACACATTGATTGGTTGTCCAATAAACCATAAGTTACCTGGATCATCTTCTTTACCACCATATAATTCGGTAATTTCATTTCTATTTGCATGAAATACCAAGTCTGTAGTCCACCTAAAACCACCTGGTCTTTTGGCTTCTACATTGACAATAGAAACATTAAACTCAAAACCTCTGTTTCTTGTCGCACCAACGTTTTCTAAGGTACTTACAAAACCTGAAGTTGGAGGTAATTGTCTGTTCATAAGTAGGTCTATGGTTCTTTGCTCATAAATCCCTACAGTACCCATTACTCTACTGTTCCAAAGTGAGAAATCTACTCCTATATCAATTTGTCTCGTTCTTTCCCATCTCAATTCTGAATTGGCTAACTCTGCACTTTGAAATCCAAATACGGATTGATCGCCAAAGGCATATCCTACTCTTTGAACTCTACCTTGAGTTTGATAAGGGTCAATACCTGTATTACCTACATCACCGTAACTGGCACGTAATTTCAATTCGTCAAAAGTTGAGTTGTTAGACATAAAGTCCTCCTTATCCAACAACCAAGCTAAAGCCATGGAAGGGAAAAGACCATATTTGTTACCTTTTGCCAGTCTGGAAGAACCATCAACCCTACCTGTCATGGTCACAATATATTTGTCCTTCATTGAATAATTTAAACGAAGCATATAAGACTCCAATGCCCATTCATTCAAATAGGAACTTCTAGAAGTGGTTTCTTCAGCTGTACCAATATTATGGTAACGTTGTTGCTCAAAAGGCAATCCTCTAACGGAAACACCAGAACCTGTTTCTCTTAAAGTCTGCACACTATATAGACCAGTAGCTCGGATTTTATGATCAGTGCCAATGTCTTTTGAATAGTTGACAATGTTTTCATAAAGGATATTACTGGTTTTGCTATTGGCAACGCTAGCTGTAGAAGTCTGCCAAGTATGTGTTCCTCTATCGTAATAGGTAAGATCCGGTGCAAAATTGAACCTGTAACTCAAACCCTCTATAATATCAGCTTCTGCGTAAACATTAGTGATTATACGGGTTCTGTCTCTCCTGTCAATATACAAATCCCTATCCAAGGCCAAAGTAGGGAAACTCTCACCTACCGCAAATTCACTTGAAAGAGCTCCTTCCGCTCTAGCTGGCCAATCCAATGGACTTCTTAAGATTAGATCTCTGAAATTACCTCCCTGGTATTCTTCACTGGTAGTTACCTGCGCTGATACACCAGCTCTAAATCGATCGCTAACTTCCTGATCCAAATTTAATCTTCCCACAAAACGGGAGAAATCATTGTTAGATACAATTGACTTATGATCCAAATAAGTACCTGACAAGGCATATTTAGTATCTTCTGTTCCACCTCTTACACTCAATTGGTGATTTTGTTGAAAACCTGTTTTAAAGGCTTCTTTTTGCCAATCGGTATCTACACCATTTCTAATTCCTTCAAGTTCCCAATCTAAGAACAAGGCCTCATCGGTAGTGTAAGATCCTTGTTGTCTGGCAGCATCTCTTTGCATTTCAGTGAATGTCTCGGCATCCATCAAATCAACTCTGCTGGAAATATTTTGCACACCTGCAAAGGCACTATATTCTATTTGAGTACCTCCAGAATAACCTCTTCTGGTCGTAATCAATATTACACCATTCGATCCCCTCGAACCATAAATTGCTGTAGCTGAGGCATCTTTAAGGATTTCAATAGATTCAATATCGGATGGGTTAATATCCATAAGGTTTCCTGCAATTGGAATACCGTCCATTACTATCAGTGGATCATTTCCTGCTACCAATGATCTAGCACCACGAATCCTTACTGTGGCTCCTGCACCAGGTCTGTAACTATCTGCCACTACATCTACTCCGGCAGCTCTACCTTGAAGCAAGCTTTCAAATGAATAAGTAGGTTCACTAACAATGTCTTGCCTTCCAATAGAAGCAATTGATCCAGTAATTTCTCTTCTTTCAACTGAACCATAACCTACCACTACAAACTCATCTAGGGAAGATTCGTCCTCTGATAAAGTAATGCTTAGCTTGGTTTGATTACCTACATCGATTTTTACTGTCTCATAACCAATAAAGGAAACGACCAATATAGCACCAGCAGGCGCGTCAATCGAGAAATTTCCATCAAGGTCTGTAGCAGTACCTATGCCTGTACCTTCTACCAATACCGTAGCACCGGGAATAGGGCTTCCACTTTCATCAACAATGGTTCCTGTGATCACTTTTAGATCCGCAGGAGGCGCATTTGATTTGGTAGCCTCGGTTTTCTTAGCAACAGTAATCGTATTATTGATCTGTTTGAATACCAGATTAGTTTTCCTTGAAATCTCCTCAAGAACTGTTTCTACATCTGATTTACTCAGACCTATTTCCAACACCAAATTTTTATCAAGCGCATTTTCATACACAAAATTAAAATCAGTCTGATTTTCAATCTGATTGAAAATTTCTACCAAAGTTTCAACCTCGCCATGGAGGCTGACCTTGGTCTCTTTCATTATCTGGGCATCTGAATTATATGCCCAACCTACCCCTAAGCCCAGGTAAAAAAGGCATCCAATGGAAAATATCCGCATAGTTATCCTCATAAAAAGGAGAAGTAAATTTTTTTTCATAATTTGTGATTGTTAAATGTAACTCGTTTTTAATGAATTGCTTTTATTTCGGTGGCGCTATTGGTACTAGCGCCACTTTTTAGCAATTACCTTTTTTTACTTTTAGGTGTTTTCCGTTTATCTCATAGGCAATTCCAGTAGCGTATTTAATTGATTCCATAATGTCTTCTAAGGTCATTCGAGTGTAACTACCCGTAACCAAGCATTTCATATTTTTATCACTCAGTTCTACAGATTCTAATCCGTACCAATTGGATAAAGTTAGGAATACTTCATTAATAGGCGTCTGATTGAATATTATCTTTCCATTAACCCAAGCAAACTTTAAATCGGGATTAATCTTCACTTTACTGCCTATACCTGATTCTGGTTTATAGGTCAATTGTTCGTTTGCAATTAAGAAATTATCGTCTTTTGAAGCTTGATCTGAAGCTTCTTTCACTTTCACCTTTCCTTCTTTTACGGCTACCGTTTGTGCCTTTCCTTTATAAGCACTAACCGTAAATGCAGTACCCAAAACACTGGTTTCTAATCCATCTGTAACTACTACAAAAGGATAATCTGGATCTTTCGCTACTTCAAAAAATGCCTCTCCCTCAAGAAACACTTTTCGATTGGTAGAAAACTGCTTGTTTATTTTTACTTTACTATCACCGTTTAAATGTATAATAGAACCATCCGCTAAAGTAAGCTTTCGCCTTACTCCCCGAGGGTTAATAAACTCTTCAAATCTCTCTTCAACCAGGGTTTCTTCTATAGGTAAATCCTTGTTTTTAAAATTGTAAACCTCTACTACACCCAAAAAAATGACTAAAAACACTGCAGCCCATCCTATCCATCTAAAATCCATTTTAGGGTGGGGTTGGGGCTTTATTTTCGCTTTTAAAATATTTAAATTATCTTCCTTCCTCGTGTCAAGAAGAGCTTCTTTGCTTACATCTAATCCTTCATACCAATGATTTAATATTACTCTTTCCTCAGAACTTAGCTTATCTTCTAATTCCTTCTTAATAAGATGCAAAATATGATTTGGGATATTCATAATTAACCTGCTATATATACTAAGTGTCAAATTTGATAAGACACTACCTAATAAATTTATTCTTTTTTACATTTTTTTAATCACCCACAGTTAACCTACTCAAAACCTGAGACTTTACTATAAAAATTAAATTGGAGAATTAACCGAAAAGGTAATTTTTTATTTCAGCTCGAATAAAAAGTAAGGAAAGGTGAATCTTATTGTGTACCGTCTGTGGGGCAATCTCAAGTTTGGTCGCAATTTCTTTAGTAGAGAGGTGATTGTAACGACTAAGTTTAAAGGTTTCCTTTTGACCTTCAGGCAATTTGTCTATGGCCACTTCTATTTTTGCATACAATTCTTCAAATTCCAGGATTTTTGATACATCTGTCTGCACCAGACTTTCATCAAGATTGGCTATATCACACAACACTTTCCTGCTATAAATAACCCGGTAGACTTTGTACTTTACTGCTGTTAACAGATAAACTTTAAGATTTTTCTGAACAGCCAAAGATTTCCTGTTGTTCCAAATGGTTAAAAAAATATCTTGAACCAAGTCCTCGGCCTCTGAAGCATCTCCTAATTTAGCGTATGCTTGCCGGACAAGCATCTCCCAATACTTATTGTAAATGGTCTCGAATGCTTTCACATTGTCTGCGGCCATTGCTTTTAACAATAGGATATCGGATTCTCTCATTTTATTTTAAGTAGGATTTGAAATGCTACACCCGACCAATTTATAGCAACATTTTCTAGTTTCCAATTAACCACACCGGAACTGGCCATAAATTTCAAGAAATTACGCGTTTTTATTCTAAAACACACCTAAATCCCCAATATTTCATTGAATTTCGCTACTAAATTTTCAATCGAATAACCTAAACCTAGTTAGAAATTTGCTCTAAATTCTTAAAATATCAATTAAAATTCAAAATCCACCTTAAAAATCAAACCCAGCGCAATGTTATTTTTAAAATGGATTAACACCTAATTACGCCTGATTAGGTGTTAAAATACTGATCTGTATTAAGTAGGATTCCTTCCCATATAAATTTTCTAATGCTTATATTGGGTTCTAGGCCTCATTATTCTACACTACAGTCCTAAAACCTTGTTGAATTACAATTGGCTAAAATTCAACTTTTATCTAAATAAATACTTTGCCTATGGGGGAAACCCTAATTTGGTTCTGTATTTTTGTTAATTGAAAATCATTTAAAAGAAAGGAAGTTTCTTAAAAGGGCATGGAAAAAGAAATCAGAGAAATAGGCAAAAAAAACAAAATTGAAAAAGAGCTTGTAATCAAGGTTTCAAAAATGAAACCAGTCATAAAACCTACCAAACCCCATCGCCACGAAGGATACCATGAATTGATCTTTTTAAATAAAGGATCTGGACACCATATTGTAGATGATAATAAACATGAGGTACGTCCTCCTGTTGGATTTTATTTGAACCTCGGCCAAGTCCATTGCTGGGACTTTTCTCAAATTCCAGAGGGATATGTTGTCATGTTTAAAGAAGAAGCACTAACCAATTACCCTTCAGCTTTAAACAATCTTTTCCGGCTACATGACAAGTTTAATATGCCGCGTCAGGATTCCAACTTAATGGAACAATTAGACGTTTTTTATAGGGATTTTAAAGCAAATGAACCTTTAGAGTTACTCTCTGCTCACCTCAATACATTAATTTTAAAAACCGTAAATCTACCAGCCCTCAAAGACAATATACATCCAAATTTCATTAGTGAGTTTAGTCGCTTGAGAAGATTGCTCAATGAAAATTATTTAAACCTGAGAACTTCTGAAGAATATGCCAACCTTATGAAAATTAGCACCAGGAAACTCAATCAGATATGTCAAGCTGCCGCTGGATGTAATGCCATAGAAATAATTAAAGAACGCTTATTTATTGAATCCAAAAACCTACTTACGCATACCAACTTACCCGTCAACGAAGTGGCCTATAAATTGAATTTTTCAGACCCTTCTAATTTCATTAAGTTCTTTAAATCCCAATCCACCCTCACTCCTATGGAATACCGGTCTAGGTTATTGTCCTAAAATTACCATTATCGGTAATAATATACCGCATTATTATCTGCTATGTTCGCTTGTTTTGCATCTAAAGCGAGATAATTAATGAAAATAGCCCAACTACTCCTCATACATTTATTTGTTTTTAACTGCGTTTATGCCCAAACTGGGATCAAAGGCACCCTCAAAGATGCCCAAGAAAACACGCCCATAGAATATGGCAGTATTGGGTTATTCTCCCTGAACGACTCAAGCCTTATAAATGGGGCAGTTACCCAACCCAATGGTACTTTTGAGTTAAAAGGAATCAAACCAGGGAGCTACTACCTAAGTATTCAATTTATGGGGTATAAAAGCCTTATTGTAAATCCCATTGAAATCAGCAGAGGAAACGTTCTGGACCTTGGAACACTATTAATTTCCCCAGATGAGCAATTGCTAGAAATGGTAGAGGTTTCCGGCTCTAGATTTACAACGATGCATAAGGTAGATCGCCAGGTATTTGAATCTTCTGATTTTCTATCAGGTCAAGGTGGCAATGCGATTGATGTCCTAAGAAACCTTCCATCTGTATCCATTAATGCCGAAGGTCAACTTTCAGTTCGAGGAGCTACAGGCTTTGTTGTCATGTTAAATGGTAAACCCATTCAGTCTGATCCTTCTATTATCCTTAGCCAATTGCCTGCAAATTCAATTAAAAACATTGAGGTGGTTACGGCGCCTTCGGCAAAGTATGACCCTGAAGGAAAAGCTGGAATTATCAATATAACTACTGAGAAAGGGGCTACAGATGGCACTTTTATTCAAGTAAACACAAGGCTTGGTCTACCTAGTATCCAAGATTATAACAACAAGGAAAAACCGCAAAGGTATGGAGCAGACTTCACCATTAACCATAAAAAAGAAGCTTGGGACCTGTCTTTTGGTGCAAGTTACCTTAGAAATGACATAAATGGTCGTAGAGAAGGTGAAGTATACACCATAATCGACAATTCGACAACCTACTTTCCCTCAGATGGTGAAAGAGGTTTTGATGAAGAAGCCTATTCAGGAAGGCTTACACTTGGCTTTGTGCCTAATGAAAGAAATAACTTCAGTCTGGGTTTTTATGGAGGGATAAGAAGTAAGGATAGAACAGCTGATATTATCTATTATGACAACCATGCAGTCGTAAACGATCAGAGGTTGTATACCATGCAATATTACAATGAGAATTTACGTATCAGGACAAGTGATTTTGCCTTAGGTAGTTTTGACTATATCCATACATTTGAGAACAAGGCATCGATTTCCACCTCATTTTTATATGAGTACACCATGTTGGGAGGCCCGACCACCAACAGAAATCTGGGCTACCCAAATTCAGATTTCATTTACCAGGATGAATACAATACCAATGACAACCCACTGCACGGAATACGTTGGCAAATTGACTATAAATCCAAACCTCAGCCTTGGGGTGCCCTAGAAGCTGGCTACCAATTCAGGAGCCTAAATCACTTGGGGGATTTTGTATATGAAAGGAAAAACAGTGAGGGAAAGTTTGAATTGGTCCCTGATTTTTCTTCCAATGTGGACTTGACCAGATTGATACATTCTGGCTATGGCCAATTAAATGGGGTGAAAGGCAAATGGAATTACACTGCGGGGTTGAGACTGGAATTCATGGATAGGTCATTGCATCTGAAAGACAAAGCAAATACTATAGACAGTACCTATACTTATGAATTTGTTCAACCCTACCCATCTGCCAATATCCAATACAGCGCAAATGAAAGTTTAAAGCTAAAGGCAGCCTATAGCCGAAGGGTAGAACGAACCACTACCTTTAAAATGAACCCATTCCCTGAGAGAGAGCATTCTGAAACTTTGGAACAGGGAGATCCTAGTTTGTTACCTGAATTTATTGATTTGGTTGAGGCTGGAATTGTTAAAGATATTGGTGAAAACAGCTTTTACACCACGGCTTATTATCGAAAAGTGAAAAATTTGGTAAATAGAGTTAACACTATCTATAACGACACCATTTTAAATCGAATTTACTCAAACGTTGGAACTGGTAGATCTCTTGGTTTGGAAGCTGGCATTGAGTTGAATCCTACCTCCAATTGGAAGGTCTTTACCGGAGCAAATGTTTATCAATATGAAATTAAAGGTCAGTTTGACAACCGACCGATTGATACCTCTGCCTGGATATATTCTATCAATGCCAATACCAGCTACGCCTTTACTTCCACATTTAGCTTACAGTGGTCTCTCAACTACCTTTCCAAGAGAATCACAGCACAAGGAGAAGATTCAAGATTTCTATCTCCAAACCTAGTTGCCAAGAAAACCTTTTTTGGAGATCGTTTTAGTGCTACTCTTCAGTGGTTAAATATGGACATGGGATTGTTACCAACCAATGAACAAAGAATTAGCACATGGAGGGAGAATGAGTTTTACACTACCACAAATTATGTATTGGAAGTAGATATGATCATGTTAAACCTAAGCTATACCATCAACCCAGGCAAAAATAAATCGCGTTTTGTCAAAAGTGAATTTGGTGAAAAGGAATTTTAAAACCATTCTAGTCAGATCTTAAGGGTATTATTCCTTTAAGATCTGGCCCAATAGCTTTAATTCCTGCTCCAATTTATCAGTCCATGGAAGTCCGTAATTTAACCTGAGGCAATTGTGAAATTGACTCTGCAAGGTAAACATTCGACCTGGAGCTATACTGATACCTCTAGACAATACTTTATCAAATAGTTTTCCAGTATCCCATTTTTTATCCAGCTCCACCCACAATACAAAACCTCCCTGTGGTCTACTTATTTTGGTGCCTTTAGGAAAGTAATCTGCAATAGCTCGTATAAAATGTAGAGAGTTACTATATAAAGTAGCCCTTAGCTGCCTCAAATGTTTTTCATAATAATCGTTTTCCAGAAATAACCCAATTGCCTCCTGGGTCACAGTTGTGCTAGAAATGGAATGAAACAGTTTAAGTTTTAAAATAGATTTTATAAACTTACCCGGTGCCATCCAGCCGACCCTATAGCCAGGCGCTAAAGTTTTTGACACAGAGCCACACCACAAAACCATTCCCTCTGTATCAAAGGCTTTACAAGGTTTTGGTCGGCTAGCACCAAAATAAACATCACCATAAAGGTCATCTTCTATCAATGGCACATTGTACCTGGTCAATAATTCAACAACAGATTTTTTATTTTCATCAGGCATGCAACTGCCCAATGGGTTATTGAAATTACTAACCAGCAAGCAGATATCAATTTCCCCAATCAATTCTTCTAAATCTTGCGGCAAAACACCAAATTCAGGGTCTGTAGGTAGTTCTACTACTTTTAGGCCCATGTTTTTCGCCAATTGCAAAATACCAAAATACACTGGACTCTCCACTCCTATCCTATCACCCGGCTTGGTCAAAGCCATAAAAGCCAAAGAAATGGCATGCATGGCCCCTGAGGTAGTTACCAATTCATCCGCACCCAAATTACCTCCCCAAGTAAAAGACCATTTGGACACATTTTTGCGTAAGCGAAGATTTCCCTGA
Protein-coding sequences here:
- a CDS encoding RagB/SusD family nutrient uptake outer membrane protein; amino-acid sequence: MKSTIKYILGLAVFSICISCADLTENMITDTVADVQFSTPEGLDEALVGAYVPLRWYYGREPGLLMNLFGTDMFMEGQSYNSEWDNYGPGLNASTVLSPSGDVLVWEHFYKGINYANTVISRADGIEGMNETTKLAKVAEARFLRAHYYFVLVQHFGPVHLTLEETTGVELEAFRASEDEVYAAIVSDLEFAMEHLPLEQVQYGRPTHDAATNHLAKVHLTIGNWEKASDLAIQVIEGGRHQLLDNYADVFDPFNQRHEEVIWSVQWGDNTEVNNPGNELQRFLGPRQWLLPGLIGDDMYHVGIARFWPTDFTLTTLFGNDYRNGGLHIRNDSRYSVTFKEAWLYNDEPNVPAGFSIGDTAAWFTNDPIRQEYTPEQIESAPYRLVIIKDRNDVFSPTVQKHRYPYLRNNGRDYMYMRLGETYLIAAEALMMQGKLDEATSYFNTLRKRAEFPGGEEIPLITSAELDIDMILDERGRELAGELHRWTDLKRTGKLLERVKMYNPNGGPNIQDYHTLRPIPQSQIDRTKNEFAQNPGY
- a CDS encoding SusC/RagA family TonB-linked outer membrane protein, which produces MKKNLLLLFMRITMRIFSIGCLFYLGLGVGWAYNSDAQIMKETKVSLHGEVETLVEIFNQIENQTDFNFVYENALDKNLVLEIGLSKSDVETVLEEISRKTNLVFKQINNTITVAKKTEATKSNAPPADLKVITGTIVDESGSPIPGATVLVEGTGIGTATDLDGNFSIDAPAGAILVVSFIGYETVKIDVGNQTKLSITLSEDESSLDEFVVVGYGSVERREITGSIASIGRQDIVSEPTYSFESLLQGRAAGVDVVADSYRPGAGATVRIRGARSLVAGNDPLIVMDGIPIAGNLMDINPSDIESIEILKDASATAIYGSRGSNGVILITTRRGYSGGTQIEYSAFAGVQNISSRVDLMDAETFTEMQRDAARQQGSYTTDEALFLDWELEGIRNGVDTDWQKEAFKTGFQQNHQLSVRGGTEDTKYALSGTYLDHKSIVSNNDFSRFVGRLNLDQEVSDRFRAGVSAQVTTSEEYQGGNFRDLILRSPLDWPARAEGALSSEFAVGESFPTLALDRDLYIDRRDRTRIITNVYAEADIIEGLSYRFNFAPDLTYYDRGTHTWQTSTASVANSKTSNILYENIVNYSKDIGTDHKIRATGLYSVQTLRETGSGVSVRGLPFEQQRYHNIGTAEETTSRSSYLNEWALESYMLRLNYSMKDKYIVTMTGRVDGSSRLAKGNKYGLFPSMALAWLLDKEDFMSNNSTFDELKLRASYGDVGNTGIDPYQTQGRVQRVGYAFGDQSVFGFQSAELANSELRWERTRQIDIGVDFSLWNSRVMGTVGIYEQRTIDLLMNRQLPPTSGFVSTLENVGATRNRGFEFNVSIVNVEAKRPGGFRWTTDLVFHANRNEITELYGGKEDDPGNLWFIGQPINVYYDWQFIGIWQESEKDLANSYGANPGDMKLKDIDNDGRIGADDRVLLGSDVPSWTGSLNNRITYNNFDFAFFIYTTQGINIFSEAGGTSLGGMINLRRGYNLNSRDVDYWTPDNPSNEYPQPRVRGHDYSTPMGYFDASFVRVRNITLGYSLPDGLLDRLGLRKSRIYTGVQNPFTFTQFPGLDPEGARNHDMPNYRTYLLGIELGF
- a CDS encoding FecR family protein is translated as MNIPNHILHLIKKELEDKLSSEERVILNHWYEGLDVSKEALLDTRKEDNLNILKAKIKPQPHPKMDFRWIGWAAVFLVIFLGVVEVYNFKNKDLPIEETLVEERFEEFINPRGVRRKLTLADGSIIHLNGDSKVKINKQFSTNRKVFLEGEAFFEVAKDPDYPFVVVTDGLETSVLGTAFTVSAYKGKAQTVAVKEGKVKVKEASDQASKDDNFLIANEQLTYKPESGIGSKVKINPDLKFAWVNGKIIFNQTPINEVFLTLSNWYGLESVELSDKNMKCLVTGSYTRMTLEDIMESIKYATGIAYEINGKHLKVKKGNC
- a CDS encoding RNA polymerase sigma factor produces the protein MRESDILLLKAMAADNVKAFETIYNKYWEMLVRQAYAKLGDASEAEDLVQDIFLTIWNNRKSLAVQKNLKVYLLTAVKYKVYRVIYSRKVLCDIANLDESLVQTDVSKILEFEELYAKIEVAIDKLPEGQKETFKLSRYNHLSTKEIATKLEIAPQTVHNKIHLSLLFIRAEIKNYLFG
- a CDS encoding helix-turn-helix domain-containing protein gives rise to the protein MEKEIREIGKKNKIEKELVIKVSKMKPVIKPTKPHRHEGYHELIFLNKGSGHHIVDDNKHEVRPPVGFYLNLGQVHCWDFSQIPEGYVVMFKEEALTNYPSALNNLFRLHDKFNMPRQDSNLMEQLDVFYRDFKANEPLELLSAHLNTLILKTVNLPALKDNIHPNFISEFSRLRRLLNENYLNLRTSEEYANLMKISTRKLNQICQAAAGCNAIEIIKERLFIESKNLLTHTNLPVNEVAYKLNFSDPSNFIKFFKSQSTLTPMEYRSRLLS
- a CDS encoding outer membrane beta-barrel family protein, whose amino-acid sequence is MKIAQLLLIHLFVFNCVYAQTGIKGTLKDAQENTPIEYGSIGLFSLNDSSLINGAVTQPNGTFELKGIKPGSYYLSIQFMGYKSLIVNPIEISRGNVLDLGTLLISPDEQLLEMVEVSGSRFTTMHKVDRQVFESSDFLSGQGGNAIDVLRNLPSVSINAEGQLSVRGATGFVVMLNGKPIQSDPSIILSQLPANSIKNIEVVTAPSAKYDPEGKAGIINITTEKGATDGTFIQVNTRLGLPSIQDYNNKEKPQRYGADFTINHKKEAWDLSFGASYLRNDINGRREGEVYTIIDNSTTYFPSDGERGFDEEAYSGRLTLGFVPNERNNFSLGFYGGIRSKDRTADIIYYDNHAVVNDQRLYTMQYYNENLRIRTSDFALGSFDYIHTFENKASISTSFLYEYTMLGGPTTNRNLGYPNSDFIYQDEYNTNDNPLHGIRWQIDYKSKPQPWGALEAGYQFRSLNHLGDFVYERKNSEGKFELVPDFSSNVDLTRLIHSGYGQLNGVKGKWNYTAGLRLEFMDRSLHLKDKANTIDSTYTYEFVQPYPSANIQYSANESLKLKAAYSRRVERTTTFKMNPFPEREHSETLEQGDPSLLPEFIDLVEAGIVKDIGENSFYTTAYYRKVKNLVNRVNTIYNDTILNRIYSNVGTGRSLGLEAGIELNPTSNWKVFTGANVYQYEIKGQFDNRPIDTSAWIYSINANTSYAFTSTFSLQWSLNYLSKRITAQGEDSRFLSPNLVAKKTFFGDRFSATLQWLNMDMGLLPTNEQRISTWRENEFYTTTNYVLEVDMIMLNLSYTINPGKNKSRFVKSEFGEKEF
- a CDS encoding aminotransferase-like domain-containing protein, with the translated sequence MTLFEKLAGNFENLIAKGTLKLGDKMPSIRTVSKEYGVSKNTVIQAYLLLESRSCIVSRPQVGFFVCLKEDQRLPMPQASSPSINGAPGKEDGLIGKVFSNFVNKSITQMSLSVPDESFFPVARLNKCLQTATKTLAAGGTGYDDIQGNLRLRKNVSKWSFTWGGNLGADELVTTSGAMHAISLAFMALTKPGDRIGVESPVYFGILQLAKNMGLKVVELPTDPEFGVLPQDLEELIGEIDICLLVSNFNNPLGSCMPDENKKSVVELLTRYNVPLIEDDLYGDVYFGASRPKPCKAFDTEGMVLWCGSVSKTLAPGYRVGWMAPGKFIKSILKLKLFHSISSTTVTQEAIGLFLENDYYEKHLRQLRATLYSNSLHFIRAIADYFPKGTKISRPQGGFVLWVELDKKWDTGKLFDKVLSRGISIAPGRMFTLQSQFHNCLRLNYGLPWTDKLEQELKLLGQILKE